The genomic interval CTGGACACCGGGTTGTAGTGTATGAGCGGGCGGACCGTCCCGGTGGACTTTTAATGTACGGTATTCCCAACATGAAGCTGGACAAGAAGGTTGTTCTCCGCCGTATTGGCCTTATGGAGGAGGAGGGGGTTGAGTTTCGAACCGGTATCGAGGTCGGAGTTGATATTACAGCAGAACAGCTGGAGACGGAATTTGACGCTGTCCTGCTTGCCTGCGGTTCAACAGTTCCCCGGGACCTGCAGGTACCGGGAAGAGAGCTTGACGGCATTCATTTCGCCATGGATTTTCTGTCCGGAAATACCAAAACCCTGATGAGTACAGGAAACTCTGACAAGGCACCTGTGCACGCAGGAGGAAAGCATGTTATAGTAATTGGCGGCGGAGATACCGGCTGTGACTGCATTGGTACCAGTCTGCGCCACAACTGCGAAGGGCTGGCGAATTTTGAACTGCTTCCCAAGCCTTCGACGGAACGAACCGACGAGTTTCCCTGGCCCATGTATCCGAAGCTTCTCAAGGTCGATTATGGTCACGAAGAAGCAATCGAGCGTTTTGGGAAGGATCCCCGGGAGTATAATATTCTGACTAAAGAGTTTATCGGGGACGGAAGGGTTGAAGCGGTAAAAACTGTCAGGGTTGAATGGAGAAAAGACGAAAACGGTCGTTACCAAATGCATGAAGTACCAGGCTCCGGAGAAATCTTCAAAGCAGATCTTGTGCTGCTGGCTATGGGTTTTGTGGGAGCCGAGAAGCCGGTACTCGACAGTTTTGGTGTAGCTACCTCCCCAACTGGGGCGGTAGCCGCCGAATATGGACGATTTGCTACCTCCAGAAAGGGTGTTTTTTCCGCCGGAGATATGCGCAGGGGGCAGTCTCTGGTTGTGTGGGCCATAAATGAGGGTAGAGGGGCTGCAAGAGAGCTGGACAGGTACCTGATGGGCAGAACTTATCTTCCCTGATCCTCCGGAAGACGGCTGGATCCCTTGACGATACCCGTATCCCTATGGTATATAGACGCTTACGAATTTTCTATTAGATTGAGTTGAGGTTGTCGTAATGTACGCACTGGTAGAGATTAAAGGAAAACAGTACAAACTTGAAAAAGGGTCTGTACTTAAGGTTGATAAACTCGAAGGCGATGCCGGTTCCGATGTCGAGTTCGACTCGGTGCTGATGACCAGCGATGAGGCTGGTGTGAATGTCGGCGCTCCCTACGTAAAGAATGCGAAGGTTACTGCCACCATCGAGGATCATACGAAGGGCGATAAGATCTTCATTATCAAATACAAACGGCGGAAAGGCTATCGTCGAAAACAGGGCCACCGGCAGCAGTATTCGGTGATCACGGTTAAGGATATTGTCAGCACCTAGGCTGAAAAGCGAAGTAATTTGAGGGTCCTGGTATGATCCGGGTACGGCTTACTGTCGTTTCGGGGCTTCTGCGTAATCTTGACGCGGAAGGTCATGCCAGGGATGCTGGCGAAAACGACGCGGCGGTGTGTGCTGCGGTGAGCCTGTTATGCCGATCTGCAGCACAGGCTTTAAAGGATCTTGATGATCTTGAAATCGACGGAAGCGCTCCGCAGCCCGGAGTGCTCCGTTTTTCTGTAGTGTATGGAAAAGGGGCTTCCATTGAGCGTGCCCGGGGTGTATCGGATACACTGATCCGGGGGCTTGAAGCGGTGGCCCGAGAAAGCCCGCGGCTGTGTGTACTTGAGATCTCTTCTGGAGATCCGAAAAAACGAAAAGACCATTCAGCGGGAAACCTATAAGGAGTAAATCGATATGGCGCATAAAAAAGGCGGTGGCAGTTCCAAAAACGGACGCGACTCCGAGTCCAAACGTCTGGGTGTAAAACGCTTTGGCGGGCAGAATGTAAAAGCAGGTGAAATCCTGGTCCGTCAGCGGGGAACCAAGTTTCATCCTGGTACAAACGTGGGTAAGGGCAGAGACGATACTCTTTTTGCCAAAGAAGGTGGAGTCGTAGAATTTTCCGAACGCCTGGGCCGTAAATATATTGCAGTTCAGACGGAGAGGTAAGATCGCCTTCGGTGACTGGCTTTGTAGATGAAACTGAAATAGTCGTCTCGTCCGGAAAGGGTGGAAACGGAAGCGTTTCTTTCCGGCGGGAAAAGTATGTCCCAAAAGGCGGACCCGATGGGGGAGACGGCGGTAACGGCGGGAATGTCGTTTTTAAAGTAAAGGAAAATCTGAAAACCCTCGCCCGTATTAAATCCGCCAGGGTTTTTCGGGCGGAGAATGGACGTAACGGCGAGGGACGAAGAAAACATGGACGGAACGGTGACGATGTCATCATTCAAGTCCCCCCGGGTACCATCCTGCGGGATAAAGAAAGCGGAAATACTATAAAAGATCTCGGAACAGAAGGTGAATGGACGTTTCTGAAAGGCGGTCACGGCGGGAAGGGTAACTGGCATTATCGCAGTTCCGTACGTCAGGCCCCGCGTTACGCCCAGGAGGGCGAACCTGGACAGGAACGGGAACTGGTTGTAGAGATGAATATCATCGCTGATATCGGTTTCGTTGGTTTTCCGAATGCAGGTAAATCGAGCCTTCTCGCCGCCCTTACCAATGCTCATCCAAAGATTGCGGATTATCCTTTTACCACAAAAATTCCAAACCTGGGAGTAGCTGATCTCGGTTTTACCGACTGCATTCTCGCGGATATACCGGGAATTATTGAGGGCGCATCTAACGGAGCCGGACTTGGGTTCCGTTTTCTTAAGCATATTTCCCGTACAAAGGGACTGGCTTTTGTTATCGATATTGAGGACGAAGATCCTGCAGCAGCGTACAAGACTCTGGCAGCTGAACTGCAGCAGTACGATACAGGATTAACTGAGAAGCCTCACATAGTTGTAGCCAGCAAAGCAGACCTTGACGAGACAGGTGAAAAGTATGAATCCTTTAAAAAGAAGCTCGTCATGGAAAACATCGTATTTGTTTCCAGCTATTCCGGATTCGGACTTGCTGAGCTTAAAAATGAATTTATACGTGTAATACAGGAAAAATGAGATTAGCCATGCTTGGGGGAAGCTTCAATCCCCTTCACTTAGGACATCTACAGCTTGCGGATGAATGTATGGCCGCCGGTTACAACAGGGTAGTCTTTGTTCCTGCTCATATCGCGGCTCATAAGGATCCCGTGCCGGGGAATTCCCCTGATGAGCGTCTTGCCATGGTCCGCCTGGCAGCCGAAGCCTACGGTTATGATGTCTGTAACTGTGAAATACAGCGGGGAGGGATATCATACACCATCGATACGATTAAGTTTTTGAAAAATCACTACAATCCGGCTGGCAAAATAGGTCTTATTATTGGTGAAGATCTTCTTGAAGGCTTTCATAAATGGAGAAACTACCGGGAACTGTTAACTGAGGTCGATATTTTACTGGCCCGCAGGGGGCAGGAGCGAAAAGATCGCGCGGATATTGAGTATACCCGGCTTGATAACCCGGATTTTCCCGTTTCCTCCACCGAGATTCGCACGCGGATTGCTTCCGGGCGTCCCTACCGATTTCTCGTTCCTCCGGAGGTTGCCTCATATATTCAAACCCGGGATATTTATTCCATACAACCTGGGGTATCCTCATGAAAAAGGGTTCTTTCTTTGATCCTGGTGTTATTTTGCTGCTGGTGATGATAATAATACTGGCGGTTGCCGGGGTTTTTCTCTACGGAAAGGTCAGGGTAAACAAGCTGGAGAGTGCCTTCAACCAGGATGCCCCGGTGCCCCTGATGCTGACCGTTACAGACGGTGCCGGGATCCTGACGTCCCAAATATTTTTATACCAACACTCTACCAGAAAAGCTGCTCTTATCGATATACCGGCGAATACCGGAGCGTTGCTGCCGGAATATGAAAAAATCGGCAGTGTTGAGACCCTTTTCAATCCAGTTGAACCGCAGCACTATATGGATATGCTCGGAAGGCTCTCCGGTCTTGATATCGAATACTTTCTGATAATGGACCTGGAAGGCTTAAGCAGGGTTGTGGATCTTATCGGCGGAGTAGAAACCTTTATTCCTAATCCTGTAGACACGGAGGTAGACGGAGAAACCGTGCTGCTGCCTTCCGGAAGTTTTGTTATGGATGGAAGCAAGGCGGCGGTTTATCTTCGCTATGGTGATCCGGGAGAGAGCGAATCAGAACGGGTTTCCAGGAGTCAAAGCTTTCTCAGGAGTATGCTCGAAGGCCTGGGAAGGGCTAACAGGCGCCTTGAGCATACTGAGGCTGTTGAAGTGCTGGAGGGTTCTGTTGCCACAAATCTTTCTCAGCGAAGTCTGATTACCTTCACCGGGGCTATGGAACGTCTTGACGCCCAAAACATGGTGCATCTCAGGTTACGCGGTACCTCACGCATGGTTGACGAACAGGTACTGCTGTTTCCTCATTCCGATGGTCGGCTTCTGCGGGAAACAATTACCCAGACGGTGAACAGCCTCAAAAGCGAGGAGATTCTTTCGGAAGGAGACCTGCAGGTATCGATTGAGATAAGAAACGGAACATCCGTTACCGGACTTGCGGGCAGAACGTCTCAGTTGTATCAGAGCTTTGGTTACGATGTTATGCGCGTTGGAAACGCGGAAGAACGTTATGATAAAACAGTTATTATTGACCGTATTGGGAACCAGCAGGCTGTTAAGAGGGTCGCGGATGTCATAGAATGTTCAAATATAATTATTCAGACAGGTATTGAAGAGTTTGACAATGAACTCGACACGCGGATAGATGTACTAATAATACTAGGAAAGGATTTTGATGGACGCTACTGTAAAGAGTGAACTGGCAAAGAAATTGGGGGAATTTATTAATGACCATCAGGGTAACGAGACCCTTGTACTGGATGTTTCCCAGGTTAGTTCATGGACGGATTACTTTATTATAACCACCGTGCGCAGCACCGGACATCTTAAAGGTCTGGTACGGAACATTCAGATTTTTCTTAATGAGAACGAGATCCCCATCCTCCATCGGCATAAAAAGATTCATGAAGAAGGATGGGTGCTTATTGATTGCGGTTTTATGGTTGTCCATCTTATGGATGAAGATACCCGGAATTTCTACGAGTTGGAGAAGCTGTGGTATTCCGGTGAAACAGTTTTTCAATCGTCGAAATCTTCGTAATCTAAACCATCGTCAAAATCGTAGTCGTCTTCGATATAGTCGTCGTCATAGTCGTCATCGTCTTCAAAGTCATCTTCTTCGAGTTCATCGTCCAGGTCTTCATCGTCCAGATCATCATCAAGATCTTCGTCATCGTCAAAATCATCCAGATCATCATCGAACTCGTCATCGTAATCATCAAAGTTGTCGTTGTAGAACCCCTCTCCTTCGTCTTCGGCGTCATCCATTGACATTGGATAGATATCATCGTTCTCCAACTCGTAATACTCCATCCGGTAACCTCTCCGCGCTTAAATTCTCTGGCGTTATACTGCTAATCTAAGATAGCGTTGATTACTATGTCAACAGTTTTATTTTTAAAGATGACTGTTTTTTATCCCGACAAAAAGGCCGATCCTACCAAAGCTGCCGGTAAGAATATGGGATATTGAAGCCTCGCAGGACGCAATGTCAGAAAAGATGCTTTTTCCTGCTATAATGGTTGGCGGGGTTATATTACAGTCAATATTCTGTTCTGCAAGCATCATGGTTGAGCGACCGGAAACCTGATTAACAATCTCGCCGATGGCCTCTTTATGAAACTGGCCGAAACCTTTTTCTTCCTCAGGTTCGATTCCCATATTGATAAGCATACGGGAAACAAAATTATAGGCGCTTGTCATATCTGAACGGAGCATCATAAAGCCATGAAGATCTCCGGTTATACCAACACTTGCGACAAGTTCAACCGTCGAGGGGTCAATTGCATCAACACTGATGCTGGTTTCATCAAAACCGATTTCCCTGACCACTTCCCGCAGGGCACCGGTAAACTGTTCTAAATAATCGCTCATAAAGAGCAGTATAGGATGGTAATTCTTTAAAAGTCAAATGAGTGTTGAAAATAGCAACAACTTAGCATACTATTCCGGCCATGAAACAGACAAGCTTTGAGGTTCTTCTGGAACTTGCGATTAATGAGGACCTCGCCGAAGAAGGGGATGTTACCTCAAAGGCCATTTTTGGGAATGATGTTGTCACCGCGCGGCTGCACAGCAAAGACAGCGGCATCCTTGCGGGAAAAGAGTATTTCGCGAAGGTTTTCGCGCGGATTGATCCTTCAACGGAGCTTACATTCTTCTTTGCAGACGGAGATGCAATTCAGCCTGGAGACATTGTAGCAGAAGTGCGGGGAAAAACTATTTCAATCCTTACAGCGGAAAGAATCGCCCTCAATTTCCTGGGATACCTTTCCGGCATCGCTACGGTTACGCGCAGCTTTGCCCGTTTGCAGCAGGGAAAAACAAGGATTCTGGATACCCGAAAAACCTTGCCGGGTTACAGGGAGCTGGCGAAATACGCGGTTACCCGGGGCGGGGGAACAAACCATAGAATGGGTTTGTATGATATGGTTATGATTAAAGACAACCATATCGATGCCGCG from Marispirochaeta sp. carries:
- a CDS encoding glutamate synthase subunit beta encodes the protein MGKPTGFMDYKRQTVPYADAQRRLNDYNEFLVPLGDGERRDQGARCMDCGVPFCHSSFGCPVDNLIPEWNDLVYRGKDQDAFKRLMKTNNFPEFTGRVCPAPCETACVLEINEPAVTIKNNELFIIEKAFTEGYAVANPPVVRTGKRVAVVGSGPAGLAAADQLNQAGHRVVVYERADRPGGLLMYGIPNMKLDKKVVLRRIGLMEEEGVEFRTGIEVGVDITAEQLETEFDAVLLACGSTVPRDLQVPGRELDGIHFAMDFLSGNTKTLMSTGNSDKAPVHAGGKHVIVIGGGDTGCDCIGTSLRHNCEGLANFELLPKPSTERTDEFPWPMYPKLLKVDYGHEEAIERFGKDPREYNILTKEFIGDGRVEAVKTVRVEWRKDENGRYQMHEVPGSGEIFKADLVLLAMGFVGAEKPVLDSFGVATSPTGAVAAEYGRFATSRKGVFSAGDMRRGQSLVVWAINEGRGAARELDRYLMGRTYLP
- a CDS encoding ribosomal-processing cysteine protease Prp, with translation MIRVRLTVVSGLLRNLDAEGHARDAGENDAAVCAAVSLLCRSAAQALKDLDDLEIDGSAPQPGVLRFSVVYGKGASIERARGVSDTLIRGLEAVARESPRLCVLEISSGDPKKRKDHSAGNL
- the rsfS gene encoding ribosome silencing factor; translation: MDATVKSELAKKLGEFINDHQGNETLVLDVSQVSSWTDYFIITTVRSTGHLKGLVRNIQIFLNENEIPILHRHKKIHEEGWVLIDCGFMVVHLMDEDTRNFYELEKLWYSGETVFQSSKSS
- the nadD gene encoding nicotinate (nicotinamide) nucleotide adenylyltransferase → MLGGSFNPLHLGHLQLADECMAAGYNRVVFVPAHIAAHKDPVPGNSPDERLAMVRLAAEAYGYDVCNCEIQRGGISYTIDTIKFLKNHYNPAGKIGLIIGEDLLEGFHKWRNYRELLTEVDILLARRGQERKDRADIEYTRLDNPDFPVSSTEIRTRIASGRPYRFLVPPEVASYIQTRDIYSIQPGVSS
- the rplU gene encoding 50S ribosomal protein L21 — translated: MYALVEIKGKQYKLEKGSVLKVDKLEGDAGSDVEFDSVLMTSDEAGVNVGAPYVKNAKVTATIEDHTKGDKIFIIKYKRRKGYRRKQGHRQQYSVITVKDIVST
- the obgE gene encoding GTPase ObgE, encoding MTGFVDETEIVVSSGKGGNGSVSFRREKYVPKGGPDGGDGGNGGNVVFKVKENLKTLARIKSARVFRAENGRNGEGRRKHGRNGDDVIIQVPPGTILRDKESGNTIKDLGTEGEWTFLKGGHGGKGNWHYRSSVRQAPRYAQEGEPGQERELVVEMNIIADIGFVGFPNAGKSSLLAALTNAHPKIADYPFTTKIPNLGVADLGFTDCILADIPGIIEGASNGAGLGFRFLKHISRTKGLAFVIDIEDEDPAAAYKTLAAELQQYDTGLTEKPHIVVASKADLDETGEKYESFKKKLVMENIVFVSSYSGFGLAELKNEFIRVIQEK
- a CDS encoding LCP family protein encodes the protein MKKGSFFDPGVILLLVMIIILAVAGVFLYGKVRVNKLESAFNQDAPVPLMLTVTDGAGILTSQIFLYQHSTRKAALIDIPANTGALLPEYEKIGSVETLFNPVEPQHYMDMLGRLSGLDIEYFLIMDLEGLSRVVDLIGGVETFIPNPVDTEVDGETVLLPSGSFVMDGSKAAVYLRYGDPGESESERVSRSQSFLRSMLEGLGRANRRLEHTEAVEVLEGSVATNLSQRSLITFTGAMERLDAQNMVHLRLRGTSRMVDEQVLLFPHSDGRLLRETITQTVNSLKSEEILSEGDLQVSIEIRNGTSVTGLAGRTSQLYQSFGYDVMRVGNAEERYDKTVIIDRIGNQQAVKRVADVIECSNIIIQTGIEEFDNELDTRIDVLIILGKDFDGRYCKE
- the nadC gene encoding carboxylating nicotinate-nucleotide diphosphorylase — protein: MKQTSFEVLLELAINEDLAEEGDVTSKAIFGNDVVTARLHSKDSGILAGKEYFAKVFARIDPSTELTFFFADGDAIQPGDIVAEVRGKTISILTAERIALNFLGYLSGIATVTRSFARLQQGKTRILDTRKTLPGYRELAKYAVTRGGGTNHRMGLYDMVMIKDNHIDAAGSIQRAVSLVKERWGNRYRIEVECRNAEEVREALDAGADIIMLDNMGPGAAAECLKTGSGNVAFEASGDMSLEKIGEYMEIGLDYISVGKLTHSVKNFDFSLKIAEHKNDAF
- a CDS encoding chemotaxis protein CheX; translation: MSDYLEQFTGALREVVREIGFDETSISVDAIDPSTVELVASVGITGDLHGFMMLRSDMTSAYNFVSRMLINMGIEPEEEKGFGQFHKEAIGEIVNQVSGRSTMMLAEQNIDCNITPPTIIAGKSIFSDIASCEASISHILTGSFGRIGLFVGIKNSHL
- the rpmA gene encoding 50S ribosomal protein L27 → MAHKKGGGSSKNGRDSESKRLGVKRFGGQNVKAGEILVRQRGTKFHPGTNVGKGRDDTLFAKEGGVVEFSERLGRKYIAVQTER